The following coding sequences lie in one Arachis ipaensis cultivar K30076 chromosome B03, Araip1.1, whole genome shotgun sequence genomic window:
- the LOC107629723 gene encoding uncharacterized protein LOC107629723 isoform X3 — protein MDQDPPRAPRKMKFTPNPPPKRKPKTTAFHKGDAEGQQQNPEEDKSLLRHWNENIARRTPKTETKSSHQVAFGPGDSSSAMLRRYGKTSQVAFGPGDGSSPMLQTYGKSGGLSSEDLNALTLPSSAEDDKSDTFMYDVEETMNKSERKSKREHKEPWDYQHSYYPTILPLRMPYSGDPEFGEAAASVEYDENKINAAEELGLNEKSDQQKMILFKFPPVLPFEKPTGSRKGKEKVGTSTASKEPGKKEGTPLEGLPTGHVGKIMIYNSGAVKLKIGENLFDVSPGSNSQILQYAAVMNTKKKECCVLGQLGKNAVVTPDLDSLQL, from the exons atggatCAAGATCCTCCTCGAGCTCCTCGGAAG ATGAAGTTCACCCCCAATCCTCCACCCAAAAGGAAGCCCAAAACCACTGCTTTCCACAA GGGAGATGCTGAAGGACAACAACAAAATCCCGAAGAGGATAAATCGCTCTTGCGTCATTGGAAT GAAAACATTGCAAGACGCACACCTAAAACTGAAACAAAAT CAAGTCATCAAGTTGCATTTGGTCCTGGAGATAGTTCTTCAGCTATGCTTCGGAGATATGGTAAAA CAAGTCAAGTGGCATTTGGTCCAGGAGATGGTTCATCGCCTATGCTTCAGACATATGGTAAAAGCGGCGGCTTGTCTTCCGAAGATTTAAATGCTTTGACACTTCCTTCAAGTGCTGAAGATGATAAAAGTGATACTTTTATGTATGATGTCGAGGAAACCATGAACAAAtcagaaaggaaaagtaaaagagaGCACAAGGAACCATGG GATTATCAACACTCTTACTATCCTACTATTCTTCCCCTGCGAATGCCCTATTCTGGAGATCCAG AATTTGGGGAAGCTGCAGCAAGTGTGGAGTATGATGAAAATAAAATCAATGCTGCTGAGGAACTTGGCCTCAAC GAGAAGAGTGACCAACAAAAGATGATTTTGTTCAAGTTTCCTCCTGTTCTACCTTTCGAAAAGCCGACAGGGAGTAGGAAGGGGAAGGAGAAAGTTGGTACATCAACTGCTTCCAAAGAGCCTGGAAAGAAAGAGGGTACTCCCTTGGAAGGATTGCCAACGGGACATGTGGGAAAAATTATGATATACAATAGTGGAGCAGTCAAGTTGAAAATAGGAGAAAACCTATTTGAT GTGTCTCCAGGCTCAAATTCTCAAATTTTGCAATATGCTGCAGTGATGAACACTAAAAAGAAAGAGTGCTGTGTTCTTGGTCAGCTTGGTAAAAATGCTGTGGTCACCCCTGATCTTGATTCACTTCAACTCTAA
- the LOC107629723 gene encoding uncharacterized protein LOC107629723 isoform X1 — protein MDQDPPRAPRKMKFTPNPPPKRKPKTTAFHKGDAEGQQQNPEEDKSLLRHWNENIARRTPKTETKSSHQVAFGPGDSSSAMLRRYGKTSQVAFGPGDGSSPMLQTYGKSGGLSSEDLNALTLPSSAEDDKSDTFMYDVEETMNKSERKSKREHKEPWDYQHSYYPTILPLRMPYSGDPEILDEDEFGEAAASVEYDENKINAAEELGLNEKSDQQKMILFKFPPVLPFEKPTGSRKGKEKVGTSTASKEPGKKEGTPLEGLPTGHVGKIMIYNSGAVKLKIGENLFDVSPGSNSQILQYAAVMNTKKKECCVLGQLGKNAVVTPDLDSLQL, from the exons atggatCAAGATCCTCCTCGAGCTCCTCGGAAG ATGAAGTTCACCCCCAATCCTCCACCCAAAAGGAAGCCCAAAACCACTGCTTTCCACAA GGGAGATGCTGAAGGACAACAACAAAATCCCGAAGAGGATAAATCGCTCTTGCGTCATTGGAAT GAAAACATTGCAAGACGCACACCTAAAACTGAAACAAAAT CAAGTCATCAAGTTGCATTTGGTCCTGGAGATAGTTCTTCAGCTATGCTTCGGAGATATGGTAAAA CAAGTCAAGTGGCATTTGGTCCAGGAGATGGTTCATCGCCTATGCTTCAGACATATGGTAAAAGCGGCGGCTTGTCTTCCGAAGATTTAAATGCTTTGACACTTCCTTCAAGTGCTGAAGATGATAAAAGTGATACTTTTATGTATGATGTCGAGGAAACCATGAACAAAtcagaaaggaaaagtaaaagagaGCACAAGGAACCATGG GATTATCAACACTCTTACTATCCTACTATTCTTCCCCTGCGAATGCCCTATTCTGGAGATCCAG AAATTCTTGACGAGGATGAATTTGGGGAAGCTGCAGCAAGTGTGGAGTATGATGAAAATAAAATCAATGCTGCTGAGGAACTTGGCCTCAAC GAGAAGAGTGACCAACAAAAGATGATTTTGTTCAAGTTTCCTCCTGTTCTACCTTTCGAAAAGCCGACAGGGAGTAGGAAGGGGAAGGAGAAAGTTGGTACATCAACTGCTTCCAAAGAGCCTGGAAAGAAAGAGGGTACTCCCTTGGAAGGATTGCCAACGGGACATGTGGGAAAAATTATGATATACAATAGTGGAGCAGTCAAGTTGAAAATAGGAGAAAACCTATTTGAT GTGTCTCCAGGCTCAAATTCTCAAATTTTGCAATATGCTGCAGTGATGAACACTAAAAAGAAAGAGTGCTGTGTTCTTGGTCAGCTTGGTAAAAATGCTGTGGTCACCCCTGATCTTGATTCACTTCAACTCTAA
- the LOC107629723 gene encoding uncharacterized protein LOC107629723 isoform X2 → MDQDPPRAPRKMKFTPNPPPKRKPKTTAFHKGDAEGQQQNPEEDKSLLRHWNENIARRTPKTETKSSHQVAFGPGDSSSAMLRRYASQVAFGPGDGSSPMLQTYGKSGGLSSEDLNALTLPSSAEDDKSDTFMYDVEETMNKSERKSKREHKEPWDYQHSYYPTILPLRMPYSGDPEILDEDEFGEAAASVEYDENKINAAEELGLNEKSDQQKMILFKFPPVLPFEKPTGSRKGKEKVGTSTASKEPGKKEGTPLEGLPTGHVGKIMIYNSGAVKLKIGENLFDVSPGSNSQILQYAAVMNTKKKECCVLGQLGKNAVVTPDLDSLQL, encoded by the exons atggatCAAGATCCTCCTCGAGCTCCTCGGAAG ATGAAGTTCACCCCCAATCCTCCACCCAAAAGGAAGCCCAAAACCACTGCTTTCCACAA GGGAGATGCTGAAGGACAACAACAAAATCCCGAAGAGGATAAATCGCTCTTGCGTCATTGGAAT GAAAACATTGCAAGACGCACACCTAAAACTGAAACAAAAT CAAGTCATCAAGTTGCATTTGGTCCTGGAGATAGTTCTTCAGCTATGCTTCGGAGATATG CAAGTCAAGTGGCATTTGGTCCAGGAGATGGTTCATCGCCTATGCTTCAGACATATGGTAAAAGCGGCGGCTTGTCTTCCGAAGATTTAAATGCTTTGACACTTCCTTCAAGTGCTGAAGATGATAAAAGTGATACTTTTATGTATGATGTCGAGGAAACCATGAACAAAtcagaaaggaaaagtaaaagagaGCACAAGGAACCATGG GATTATCAACACTCTTACTATCCTACTATTCTTCCCCTGCGAATGCCCTATTCTGGAGATCCAG AAATTCTTGACGAGGATGAATTTGGGGAAGCTGCAGCAAGTGTGGAGTATGATGAAAATAAAATCAATGCTGCTGAGGAACTTGGCCTCAAC GAGAAGAGTGACCAACAAAAGATGATTTTGTTCAAGTTTCCTCCTGTTCTACCTTTCGAAAAGCCGACAGGGAGTAGGAAGGGGAAGGAGAAAGTTGGTACATCAACTGCTTCCAAAGAGCCTGGAAAGAAAGAGGGTACTCCCTTGGAAGGATTGCCAACGGGACATGTGGGAAAAATTATGATATACAATAGTGGAGCAGTCAAGTTGAAAATAGGAGAAAACCTATTTGAT GTGTCTCCAGGCTCAAATTCTCAAATTTTGCAATATGCTGCAGTGATGAACACTAAAAAGAAAGAGTGCTGTGTTCTTGGTCAGCTTGGTAAAAATGCTGTGGTCACCCCTGATCTTGATTCACTTCAACTCTAA
- the LOC107629722 gene encoding branchpoint-bridging protein: MEAIDSNPNPTPPLPSSETLNSYDPSLHLHNSEPHYSDAANTTDPGHPNTSENGQAAVGADVNYPPQVAKPLISENGLTGTTTRSGTDKDQSGGEEETTSRRRRRSRWDPQPDSNDQSNSCGGGDADSGTKVRKRKSRWADDDPKPVIQLPDFMGGIEFDPEIQALNSRLLEISRMLQSGLPLDDRPEGARSPSPEPIYDNMGIRINTREYRARERLQKERQEIISQIIKKNPAFKPPADYRPPKLQKKLFIPMKEYPGYNFIGLIIGPRGNTQKRMEKETGAKIVIRGKGSVKEGRLQQKRDLKPDPSENEDLHVLVEAETQESLDAAAGMVEKLLQPVDEVLNEHKRQQLRELAALNGTIRDEEYCRLCGEPGHRQYACPTRTSTFKSEVVCKHCGDGGHPSIDCPVKGATGKKMDDEYQNFLAELGGTVPESATKQTPTLAIGPGNSASNPPWANNSAASTGGSTAHPGLGSATIKKEIDDTNLYIGYLPPTLDDDGLIQLFQQFGEIVMAKVIKDRVSGLSKGYGFVKYADIQMANNAISAMNGHRLEGRTIAVRVAGKPPQPVVPPGPPASSVPTYPVPSQPLGAYPSQQYAAGGPIGSAPPPSYGGTPVPWGPPAPPPPPYAAYAPPPPGSTMYPPMQGQPLPPYGVQYPPVQTGPPGATSQPASSSEVQQSYPPGVQSDNSTTTQSVPSIYGNSVPSMPPPPQPTYPASYGYPPYYNAVPPPPPPSAPGPPSTSDQSHIGNVPWASNPPVPPPASSAEKTTYGADQSQGIGNVPWATNPPIPPPASSAADSEYEKFMAEMK; encoded by the coding sequence ATGGAGGCTATCGattccaaccctaaccctacgcCTCCGCTTCCTTCATCAGAGACCCTGAATTCATACGATCCATCCTTGCATCTTCACAATTCCGAACCTCACTATTCAGATGCTGCCAACACTACTGACCCTGGCCACCCGAACACATCGGAGAACGGCCAGGCAGCCGTCGGTGCTGATGTGAATTACCCGCCTCAGGTCGCCAAACCTTTGATATCCGAGAACGGGTTGACCGGTACCACCACCCGCAGTGGCACCGACAAGGACCAATCCGGCGGCGAGGAAGAGACAACCAGCAGGCGCCGACGTAGGAGCCGGTGGGACCCGCAGCCTGATTCCAACGACCAGAGCAACAGCTGTGGCGGTGGCGATGCCGATTCTGGCACCAAAGTGAGGAAGAGGAAGTCGCGGTGGGCTGATGACGATCCGAAGCCAGTGATTCAGCTTCCTGATTTCATGGGAGGTATTGAATTCGATCCTGAGATTCAAGCTTTGAATAGTAGGCTACTTGAGATTAGTAGAATGTTGCAATCGGGTTTGCCTTTAGATGATCGCCCTGAAGGTGCTCGATCCCCTTCACCTGAACCTATATATGATAACATGGGAATTAGGATTAACACTAGGGAGTATCGTGCTCGTGAGAGATTGCAGAAGGAGAGGCAGGAGATTATATCTCAGATTATTAAGAAAAACCCTGCCTTTAAGCCTCCAGCTGATTATAGGCCTCCAAAGCTTCAGAAGAAGCTCTTTATACCGATGAAAGAATACCCTGGTTACAATTTCATAGGACTGATTATTGGCCCTAGAGGTAACACGCAGAAGCGGATGGAGAAAGAAACTGGTGCTAAAATTGTGATTCGGGGTAAAGGATCAGTGAAAGAAGGTAGGCTGCAACAGAAGAGGGATTTAAAACCTGATCCTTCGGAGAATGAGGATTTGCATGTTTTAGTGGAGGCAGAGACACAGGAATCGCTTGATGCTGCTGCGGGTATGGTGGAGAAGCTCTTGCAACCTGTGGATGAGGTATTGAATGAGCACAAGAGGCAACAGCTTAGGGAACTTGCAGCCTTAAATGGGACGATTAGGGACGAAGAGTATTGTCGATTGTGTGGTGAACCTGGTCATCGTCAATATGCTTGTCCTACAAGGACTTCAACATTTAAGAGCGAGGTTGTCTGTAAGCATTGTGGCGATGGTGGACATCCAAGCATCGATTGCCCGGTAAAGGGTGCTACTGGGAAGAAGATGGATGATGAGTATCAGAACTTCCTGGCAGAGTTGGGAGGTACTGTTCCTGAATCTGCAACAAAGCAAACTCCTACGCTGGCGATTGGTCCCGGCAACTCTGCAAGTAATCCCCCTTGGGCAAACAACAGTGCTGCTTCAACTGGTGGTAGTACAGCACACCCTGGCTTAGGTTCTGCTAcgattaaaaaggaaattgatgATACAAATTTGTACATTGGGTATTTGCCACCCACTCTTGATGATGATGGTCTGATCCAACTGTTTCAACAATTTGGTGAGATTGTTATGGCCAAAGTTATCAAGGATCGAGTGTCAGGTTTAAGTAAAGGATATGGATTTGTGAAGTATGCTGATATTCAAATGGCAAATAATGCAATTTCGGCCATGAATGGTCATCGCCTTGAGGGCCGAACCATTGCTGTGAGAGTTGCTGGTAAGCCTCCTCAGCCTGTTGTACCTCCTGGTCCTCCAGCATCTTCTGTGCCCACTTATCCTGTTCCAAGCCAGCCACTTGGTGCCTATCCATCCCAGCAATATGCTGCTGGTGGTCCAATTGGTAGTGCGCCCCCTCCAAGTTATGGTGGTACCCCTGTTCCGTGGGGTCCTcctgctcctcctcctcctccatatGCTGCTTATGCGCCACCTCCTCCTGGGTCAACAATGTATCCTCCTATGCAAGGCCAGCCTCTGCCTCCCTATGGTGTTCAATATCCGCCTGTCCAGACAGGCCCTCCTGGTGCCACATCCCAACCTGCATCCAGCAGTGAAGTTCAGCAGAGTTACCCTCCTGGAGTGCAGTCTGACAATAGTACCACTACTCAGTCTGTACCCTCTATATATGGGAACTCGGTGCCTTCAATGCCTCCACCACCTCAACCTACTTACCCTGCATCATATGGTTATCCTCCATACTACAATGCAGTTCCTCCACCACCTCCCCCTTCTGCGCCTGGTCCTCCCTCTACTTCAGACCAGTCCCACATTGGGAATGTGCCTTGGGCCAGTAATCCTCCGGTACCACCTCCTGCTTCATCTGCAGAAAAGACAACATATGGTGCAGATCAATCACAGGGAATAGGCAATGTGCCTTGGGCCACAAATCCACCAATTCCTCCGCCTGCTTCATCGGCTGCAGATTCAGAGTATGAGAAGTTCATGGCAGAGATGAAATGA